In Clostridium ljungdahlii DSM 13528, the genomic window GACATAAGCACAAATTCGTTCACCAAGACGCTTATCAGGCATTCCAATAACTGCCTCATCTTTAATTAGTGGAAATTTTGAAATATACTGACTTATATGATTCGAGTTGAGATTTTCACCGCCTCTAACAATTATGTCTTTTTTTCTCCCAATGATATTAATATTGCCACTTATATCACTTACACATAAATCGCCACTATAAAACCATCCTTCATCATCCAGTACCTTATTTGTAGCTGATTTATCACCTATATATCCTACAAATACATTTGGACCTCTCGATACTTCTTCCCCTAGATTTCCAGGTAGTATCTCTTTTCTATTTTCATCTACAATTTTAACTTCTACGCCTTCCATAGCCCTTCCTGCAGTGCCAAATGTTAACTCAATATTTTCATCTGGTCTTACAAATACATGTGGAACACTTTCTGTAGATCCATAAACTTCACATAATTTTATTCCATATTCATAGGCTTGCCTTACCATTTCTTCTGGTACTACAGCTCCACCACAAAGATAAAATTTTAACGAACTAAGGTAAACTTCATCCTCTCTAATGTTTTTCAAAATATCATATATAAATGGTGTAGCTCCCATTGACCAGGTGCATTTTTCTCTATTCATAAGTTCTATTGCCTTTTTACTTTTAAACTTCTGCTGTAAAACCACTTTTGATCCAATAAGCATAGGTGCAATAATTCCATGATGAAAGCCAGTTGCATGATTTAAAGGTGCCGGCATAAACATAATATCATCTTTTGTAATGCCAAGTTCCTTATTAAAGTATTTTTCACTAAATATTATGTTATTATGAGTCAGCATGGCTCCCTTTGCACATCCAGTAGTACCGGATGTGCAAAGGATAGCTGCTACATCATTACTGTCAACCATTACCTCATCTTTTATGTTCAAGGAAAAGTATGATGATAATATATGTTTTAAAGTAATACTGTTACTTTCTTTTTCTTTAAGATTGTCAAGTAATACAATGTGTTTTAAACTTTTTACATCCTTTTTGACTGATAGAATCAATTTTTCATAATTTGTCTTATTGTACCATGTAGGGCAGAGAAAAACTTTACTTTTACATAAATTCAAAAGATATGAAACTTCCCGACCACTATAGCACATGCCAATTGGGTTAACAACAGCTCCCACCTTCATGCATGCAATACTAACAATTACAAATTCACTCCATATTGGTATTTGAAAAGAAATAACATCTAGAGGCTTTACTCCAATACTAAGAAAATAGGAAGCAACAATACCTGCTTTTTCATCCAATTGTCCATAGGTGTAACGATATCCTCTATCATCTACTACAAATTCCTTATCTCTATACTTTTTTACCGACGTATGCCAGTAATCTAAGAGTGTTTTTTTACCCCAATAGCCCATTTTTTCATACAATCTTTTTTGGCTATCATTTATTTTAATTTCATCCATCACGTCATATCTCCTTATAAAAAGAACACAATTAAAGATTTTTTACTGAACTAATTTCCTTTATAAGTGCTGGAACGACTTCAAATAGGTCTCCTACTATACAATAATCTGCTACTTCAAATATTGGTGCAGTTTCATCTCTATTAATTGCAATAATTGTATCTGAAGAGCTCATTCCAGCTAAATGCTGTACAGCACCTGAAATTCCACATGCAATATATACTTTTGGAGAAACTGTTTTACCTGTCTGCCCTACCTGCTTTGTCTGTGGAATCCATCCAGAATCTACAGCAGCTCTTGATGCTCCAATTGTTCCACCAAGTAAATCTGCAAGTTGTTGTAACATCTTAAAGTTTTCTCCATTTTTCATTCCTCTGCCGCCAGATACTATATACTCTGCCTCTTCAAGTTTGACTCCAGAATCTTCTTGGGCTTTAATAAAATCAACTACTTTTGTTAAAATAGAATCTTTGTCTATATTAATAGTCTCTTTAATAATTTCTGGACGGTTATTTTCATTTTCTTGTGGTTTCTTAAAGGCACCAGGCCTTACAGTTCCCATCTGTGGTCTAGTATCACTGCAAAGTATCTGTGCATAGAGATTGCCTCCAAAAGCAGGTCTTTCCCATACAACATTTCCAGTATCCTCTTCTACACTTAAAGCAGTACAGTCTGCAGTAAGACCTGTTCTTAAGCTAACTGCAATTTTAGAACCAAGTTCTCTGCCCCTTATAGTGGCACCTATTAAAATGGTATTTGGGTTATACTTGTGACAGAGTTTTAAAAATGCATCTCCATATACATCTGAAGAATAATTTTTATATTCTTCTCCCTGCACAACATAAACTTTATCTGCTCCATGACTGCCTGCACCCTTAACTGCATCTTCTACGTCACTGCCTATTACTACGGCACATAATTTCTGCTTTAGGCTATCTGCTAAAATTCTACCTTGTCCCAGCAGTTCAAAACCAACGTTCTTTGGTTGTCCCTGAAAGCATTCTATAAATACCCATACGTCTTTATATTCATCGAAATTCATAACCAAAGCCTCCCCTTAAACTAATTTTGCTTCTAATAGCTTGCCAACTAACTCTTTTGCTGTTTTTTCAGGATTTACAACTTTCATTACCTCACCACTTGCCTGACGTTTTGGTGTAAAAGTTGCTTTTACTCTTGTTGGTGAACCTTTAAGACCTATTTTGGTAGTATCTATATCCTTAATATCATCTAAGTGAATTTCTCCTATTTCTGCTTTTAAAGAGTCAATTTTTCCCTTAATAGTTGCATATCTTGGTTTATTGCTTTCTTTTGTCAAAGTACATAAAACAGGAAGTTTTGTTTCAACTATTTCAGCCCCTTCTTCTACTTGACGCTTTACTACACACTTTTGACCTTCCATTTTAATATCAAGCACATAACTTAATCTGGAAATCTTCAAATGTTCTGCAATACTTGAACCTGTCTGTCCTGTATCTCCATCAATTGCCTGTTTACCTACAAGTACAAAATCAAATGGCCCTAGTTTTTCAATTGCTTTTGATAAAATATAACTAGTTGCATAGGTATCAGATCCTCCAAAAGCTCTGTCTGTAACTAAGTACGCTTTATCTGCACCCATGGAAAGAGCTTCCCTTAAAACTTCTTTTGCGTTATCAGGTCCCATGGAAATTGCAGTTACAGTAGCTCCATATTGATCTTTTAAACGAAGTGCCTGCTCTAATGCATTTTTGTCAAATGGATTTAGAATACTTGGAACGCCTTTTCGAATTAATGTATTTTTAACTGGATCAATTTTAATTTCTGTTGTATCAGGAACCTGTTTTATACAAACAACGATGTTCATTTCTCTTCCCCCCTACTTATATTCCTTTTCTAATGCACCGGCTATTGTCATTCTTTGAATCTGATTAGCTCCTTCAAAAATCTGGAACACCTTGCAATCTCTCATAAGCTTCTCAACTGGATATTCTTTGCTGTATCCATATCCACCGAAAATTTGAACTGCATTTGACGTAACTTCCTGTGCACAATCAGATACGAATGCTTTAGTAATGGCACCTTCTTTACGAACAAGATTTCCATTATCCATTAACTTCATAGTATTGTTTACAAGTGCTCTGGAAGCTTCTATCTTTATTGCCATATCTGCAAGCATCTGTTGTACCATTTGAAATTTAATTATAGGCTTGCCAAACTGCTTTCTTTCTTTTGCATACTTTACAGATTCATCCAAAGCCCTCTGCATAATACCTACTGCTAACGTAGCAACAAAGGCTCTAGATAAGTTAAGAGAATTTAATGCAAGTTTAAATCCTGATCCTTCCTCTCCAAGCATATTAGAAGCTGGAACTCTTACATTTTCAAAAGTAACATCTGTAGTATTTGATAAACGAAGACCCATTTTGTCTTCATGTTTTCCAATAGTAATTCCTAGTGTATTTGCATCTACTATAAAAGCTGAAATACCTTTATTGCCTGCTTCAGGGTTTGTTTTAAAAATTCCTACAAACACAGAAGCAAGTGCACCATTAGTGATAAACGTTTTTGTTGCGTTCAATATATATTCATCACCATCTTTTACAGCTGTTCCTCTCATTCCTGCAGGATCAGAACCTGCATTTGGCTCTGTAAGAGCGAAACCCGCAAAATTTCCTTTTCCAATTATATCTGCAAAATATTTGCCCTGCTCTTTGGTACCAGAAAGAATTACATTTCTCAAAGCAACAAATGTAGTAACAAGTGTAATTGCATATCCTGCATCTATCTTTGCAAGCTCTTCAAAAATCATGGCTGTAGTTTCGTAGCTCAGTCCTGTTCCACCATATTCTTCTGGAATCTCAAGCATATGAAGTCCCATATCAAAAGCATACTTAAACAATTCTCTTGGACATTCGCCTTTTTCATCCAGCTCCTGAACATGTGGTTTGATTTCATTTTCTGCCATTTCTTTTACAAGAGCAATTAATTCTTTTTGTTCCTTTGTATATAATAAGCTCATTAATTTTAACCCTCCCCATTATTTTTTAAGCAGTTTCAATCCAGCTACAGCTCCTTCGTTTATGTATTCTTCAAC contains:
- the fadK gene encoding medium-chain fatty-acid--CoA ligase, whose product is MDEIKINDSQKRLYEKMGYWGKKTLLDYWHTSVKKYRDKEFVVDDRGYRYTYGQLDEKAGIVASYFLSIGVKPLDVISFQIPIWSEFVIVSIACMKVGAVVNPIGMCYSGREVSYLLNLCKSKVFLCPTWYNKTNYEKLILSVKKDVKSLKHIVLLDNLKEKESNSITLKHILSSYFSLNIKDEVMVDSNDVAAILCTSGTTGCAKGAMLTHNNIIFSEKYFNKELGITKDDIMFMPAPLNHATGFHHGIIAPMLIGSKVVLQQKFKSKKAIELMNREKCTWSMGATPFIYDILKNIREDEVYLSSLKFYLCGGAVVPEEMVRQAYEYGIKLCEVYGSTESVPHVFVRPDENIELTFGTAGRAMEGVEVKIVDENRKEILPGNLGEEVSRGPNVFVGYIGDKSATNKVLDDEGWFYSGDLCVSDISGNINIIGRKKDIIVRGGENLNSNHISQYISKFPLIKDEAVIGMPDKRLGERICAYVVLKKEVNSLKLEELLEYMEKEKIPKRYWPEHLEIIDKIPRTDSGKVKKNLLAKDLKVRMSRQEESSWKGENSVQEDQEKQQNQGLCAPS
- a CDS encoding electron transfer flavoprotein subunit alpha/FixB family protein; protein product: MNFDEYKDVWVFIECFQGQPKNVGFELLGQGRILADSLKQKLCAVVIGSDVEDAVKGAGSHGADKVYVVQGEEYKNYSSDVYGDAFLKLCHKYNPNTILIGATIRGRELGSKIAVSLRTGLTADCTALSVEEDTGNVVWERPAFGGNLYAQILCSDTRPQMGTVRPGAFKKPQENENNRPEIIKETINIDKDSILTKVVDFIKAQEDSGVKLEEAEYIVSGGRGMKNGENFKMLQQLADLLGGTIGASRAAVDSGWIPQTKQVGQTGKTVSPKVYIACGISGAVQHLAGMSSSDTIIAINRDETAPIFEVADYCIVGDLFEVVPALIKEISSVKNL
- a CDS encoding electron transfer flavoprotein subunit beta/FixA family protein, whose translation is MNIVVCIKQVPDTTEIKIDPVKNTLIRKGVPSILNPFDKNALEQALRLKDQYGATVTAISMGPDNAKEVLREALSMGADKAYLVTDRAFGGSDTYATSYILSKAIEKLGPFDFVLVGKQAIDGDTGQTGSSIAEHLKISRLSYVLDIKMEGQKCVVKRQVEEGAEIVETKLPVLCTLTKESNKPRYATIKGKIDSLKAEIGEIHLDDIKDIDTTKIGLKGSPTRVKATFTPKRQASGEVMKVVNPEKTAKELVGKLLEAKLV
- a CDS encoding acyl-CoA dehydrogenase family protein, translating into MSLLYTKEQKELIALVKEMAENEIKPHVQELDEKGECPRELFKYAFDMGLHMLEIPEEYGGTGLSYETTAMIFEELAKIDAGYAITLVTTFVALRNVILSGTKEQGKYFADIIGKGNFAGFALTEPNAGSDPAGMRGTAVKDGDEYILNATKTFITNGALASVFVGIFKTNPEAGNKGISAFIVDANTLGITIGKHEDKMGLRLSNTTDVTFENVRVPASNMLGEEGSGFKLALNSLNLSRAFVATLAVGIMQRALDESVKYAKERKQFGKPIIKFQMVQQMLADMAIKIEASRALVNNTMKLMDNGNLVRKEGAITKAFVSDCAQEVTSNAVQIFGGYGYSKEYPVEKLMRDCKVFQIFEGANQIQRMTIAGALEKEYK